TCGGCTGGTGCTCGCCGAAGACCTCCTTGCGGACCGCCGCGGCCGCCTCGTAGTCGGCCATTCCGGCGACGGTGACATTCTCCGTCACGTGCACGACGTCCTCGGGGCCGTACCCGGCCGCCTCGATGATCGTCATGACCTTCGTGTAGGCGGTGCGGGCCTGCTCGGTCATCGTTCCCGAGACGGTCATCTTCCCGACCGACTCGTCGAACGCGGCGGCGGTGTGGCCCGACGACCACGCGCCGCCGTCCTCCGACAGCCCGAGGCAGAACGTGAACCCCTCGTAGGGGAACCAGGGGAACTCGGCGGGCTTGATGGCTTGCAGTGTCATTCGTTCTCCTGCCGGTTGATCTGGGCGAGGCCGGCGGCGGCCCGCATGACGGCGGCGGCGTCCGGCTGTGCGGCGAGCGTCTCGACGGTCCGCGCGAAGGCCTCCGCCTCCGCCGCCGGGACGCCGGCGTTGCCCTTGAACTTGGCGAGCAGTGAGGCGCGGCTCAGGGGACGGTCCCCGCCGCCCTCGCTGCGCGGAACCGACCCGGTGACCTCGCGGCCGTCGGTGAGCGTGATCGTGACCCGTCCGGGGGCGTCGGCGGCGGCGACGCCGGGGGAGCCGGCGACCTCCCAGCGGACCCGGGCGGCGAGCCGGGTGACCTCCGGCCGGGCGATCGAGTCCGGCGCGAACGTCTCCAGCGTCAGGCCCCGGTCGGTGATGAGGGCCGCGACCGTCCAGGGCAGCGAGAACTTCGCCGCGTAGGGACTGGCCGGACGAGTCAGGTCACGGGAGGTGTCGCAGACGACCGGCGCCGAGTCCGGGTGGACGACGGCGTGGACGCTCGCGACGTCCTCCGGGCCGAACGGGTGGTGCTTCATCGCGTCCAGGACCGCGCCGATCGTGGCGTGCGAGAGCTGGCACGCCGCGTACGGCTTGATGCCGATGCGGGTGGTCTCCCAACGCTCCCCGAGCCCCGCGACGATGGACGCGGGGTCCGCCGGGTTCGCGGAAAGCGCGTCGAACACGCTGTGCGGTCCGTCGAAGACGGTCTCCGGTCCCGTCGCGCCTGCCGCGGCCAGCCGCGTCGCGATGATCCCGGACTGCGATGCGAACCCGGGGTGGAGCTGCTTGGTGGACGCTCCGGTGCCGAGGAAGGCGAGCAGCCCGCCCGCCTGGCTCCCGGCGATGCCGAGCGCGTTCGCCGCCCGCTCGGCGTCCAGCCCGAGCAGCCGCGCGGTGATCAGCGCGGACGAGAAGACCCCGGCGACCATGGTCGCGTGCAGGCCGCGCGCGTGGAAGCCGTGCGGCGCGGCCGCGGCGACCCGGCACGCCGTCTCGTAGCCGACGACCGCCGCGAGCAGGATCTCCCGGCCGGACGCGCCGGTCTGCTGCCCGACGGCGAACGCGGCGGGCAGCACCACCGCGGTCGCGTGGACCAGCCCGCCCGCGTGCGTGTCGTCGAAGTCGAGCGCGTGCACGAGCGTGCCGTTCGCCAGCGCGGCGGCGGGCGCGGACAGTGTCTCGCCAGTACCGAGCACCGCCGCCTCCGCCGGGCCGCCGAGTCCCCGCGCCACCTCGATCGCGGGGTCGGCCGTGCCTGCCCGGAGCGCGCCGAGCGCGGTGCCGAAGCCGTCCAGCAGGTGCCGTGTCGCGGCGGCGCTCACCGGCTCGGGCACCTCGGTCAGTCCGAGGGCCCAGCCGGCCAGCTCCCGTGCGATCATCGCGACGCCGCCTCCGGCTCGGTGTCGGCGGGCGCGTCGTCCCCGAACGGCGCGTCGCCGAACGCTCCTCCCGCCCGCAGCTCCTCCACCGTGGCGTCGTCGTACCCCACGATCTCGCGGACGACCAGGTCGAAGTCCTCGTTGCGCCGCGGCGCGCGGCGGTACTCGGGCGGCTCGGAGCCGACCCGGACCGGCGAGGCGAGCTGCTCCACCGTCCCGAACCGCGGGTGCTCGGTCTTCACCCGAAGCCCGCGGGCCCTGGTGTGCTCCTCGTTCATGGCCTGCTCGACGTTGTTGATCGGCCCGCAGGGGATCGACGCGGCGTACAGGTCCTCCAGCCACTCGTCGACGGTGCGCTTCCGGAAGATCTCCTCCAGGAGGGGGATCAGCTTGTCCTTGTTGCGGCGCCGGTCGGCGAACGACCCGAAGCCGGACTCCGGCTCGGCCCATTCGGGGTGGCCGATGACGGAGGCCAGCCGCGTCCAGAACTTCTCCTTCGCGCAGCCGACGATGAACCAGCCGTCGCTCGCCTGGAACGCCTGGAACGGCACCAGCGACGGGTGCGCCGAGTGGCGCGTGCGCTCCGGGGTGAACCCCTCGTTCAGATGCCACACCGCCGGGTAGGTCAGCAGGCCGATCGCCGTGTCGTACAGGCTCACGTCGCAGTCCATGCCGACGCCGTCGCGGCGCGCGGCGTGCAGCCCGGCCAGCAGGGAGATCGCGGCGACGAACCCGCCGGAGTAGTCCACAAGCGACAGGCCCGACTTGGTGGGAGGGCCGTCCGGCTCGCCGGTCAGGTCCATCCAGCCGGCGAGGCCCTGCAGCACGTAGTCGTAGCCGGGCTCCTTGCTGCGCGGGCCCGTCATGCCGAACCCGGTCAGGGAGCAGCACACGATCGCCGGGTTCAGGTGCTTCAGGTCGTCGTAGGTGATCCCGATCTTCTTCGGGACGTCGCCGCGCAGGTTGGAGTACACGACGTCGGACACCTTCACCAGGTCCTCGAAGACCCGGCGGCCGGCGTCCGTC
The sequence above is drawn from the Actinomadura hallensis genome and encodes:
- a CDS encoding MmgE/PrpD family protein, which codes for MIARELAGWALGLTEVPEPVSAAATRHLLDGFGTALGALRAGTADPAIEVARGLGGPAEAAVLGTGETLSAPAAALANGTLVHALDFDDTHAGGLVHATAVVLPAAFAVGQQTGASGREILLAAVVGYETACRVAAAAPHGFHARGLHATMVAGVFSSALITARLLGLDAERAANALGIAGSQAGGLLAFLGTGASTKQLHPGFASQSGIIATRLAAAGATGPETVFDGPHSVFDALSANPADPASIVAGLGERWETTRIGIKPYAACQLSHATIGAVLDAMKHHPFGPEDVASVHAVVHPDSAPVVCDTSRDLTRPASPYAAKFSLPWTVAALITDRGLTLETFAPDSIARPEVTRLAARVRWEVAGSPGVAAADAPGRVTITLTDGREVTGSVPRSEGGGDRPLSRASLLAKFKGNAGVPAAEAEAFARTVETLAAQPDAAAVMRAAAGLAQINRQENE
- a CDS encoding CaiB/BaiF CoA transferase family protein — its product is MKPLEDVRIIAIEQYGAGPFGSVHLADLGAEVIKIEEPRSGGDVGRYVPPYGEGEDSLFFETFNRNKRSLSLDLSTDAGRRVFEDLVKVSDVVYSNLRGDVPKKIGITYDDLKHLNPAIVCCSLTGFGMTGPRSKEPGYDYVLQGLAGWMDLTGEPDGPPTKSGLSLVDYSGGFVAAISLLAGLHAARRDGVGMDCDVSLYDTAIGLLTYPAVWHLNEGFTPERTRHSAHPSLVPFQAFQASDGWFIVGCAKEKFWTRLASVIGHPEWAEPESGFGSFADRRRNKDKLIPLLEEIFRKRTVDEWLEDLYAASIPCGPINNVEQAMNEEHTRARGLRVKTEHPRFGTVEQLASPVRVGSEPPEYRRAPRRNEDFDLVVREIVGYDDATVEELRAGGAFGDAPFGDDAPADTEPEAASR